A region from the Pseudomonas sp. P8_229 genome encodes:
- a CDS encoding CsiV family protein, with the protein MRLFRSLTLLLTFVAPMAFADDLYQVEMILVRQNAVPAIISRAAPEDWAAGAQRLDAASQRTPALGEVASKLTASGDYSVLLHKAWQQTLGEAPTKVAVSDGKEQFGQFPIEGTLELKLGRFTDVNADFWVNQIDANGMVTASERLKQDSHTKYGQLNYLDNGHLALLIKITSLTAPAPRQAPEAIPD; encoded by the coding sequence ATGCGCCTGTTTCGCTCACTGACTTTGCTACTGACCTTCGTAGCACCGATGGCGTTTGCCGATGACCTGTATCAGGTCGAAATGATCCTGGTGCGGCAAAACGCCGTGCCGGCGATCATCAGCCGTGCCGCCCCGGAAGACTGGGCCGCCGGCGCCCAGCGACTGGACGCTGCCAGCCAGCGCACACCTGCACTGGGTGAGGTTGCCAGCAAACTCACCGCCAGCGGCGATTACAGCGTGCTGCTGCACAAGGCCTGGCAGCAGACCCTCGGCGAAGCGCCGACCAAGGTGGCCGTCAGCGACGGCAAGGAACAGTTCGGTCAGTTCCCGATCGAGGGTACCCTGGAGCTGAAACTGGGACGTTTCACCGACGTGAACGCCGACTTCTGGGTCAATCAGATCGACGCCAACGGCATGGTCACCGCCAGCGAACGCCTGAAACAGGACAGCCACACCAAGTACGGCCAACTCAATTATCTCGACAACGGCCACCTGGCCCTGCTGATCAAGATTACCTCCCTGACGGCGCCCGCCCCACGGCAAGCCCCTGAAGCGATTCCGGACTGA
- a CDS encoding FAD:protein FMN transferase yields the protein MLVGTLSGCGSGDSMESFGGPTMGSTYSIKYVRHAGLPEPARVQLEVEKILAEVDSQMSTYRNDSDIERFNALPANSCQTMPASVLELVRVGEQLSAQSEGSYDLTVEPLMNLWGFGPQGREEKVPSAAAVAETLQRVGYRHLHIDADRLCKDAPVEVDFNSIAAGYAVDTIAARLEAMGIRDYLAEATGELKAKGKKLDGSAWRIALEEPRDDQQVAERVINVDGYGVSTSGDYRNYFLQDGRRYSHTFDAHSGAPVLHNLASVTVIHPSALMADGLSTLLLILGPERAWDYAEKHDIGAFFVIRADTGFVIRTSAAFERLSGAKVD from the coding sequence ATGCTGGTGGGCACCTTGTCTGGCTGCGGCAGCGGCGATTCGATGGAAAGCTTCGGTGGCCCGACCATGGGCAGCACCTATTCGATCAAGTACGTGCGCCATGCCGGTCTTCCCGAGCCCGCGCGGGTTCAGCTTGAAGTGGAAAAAATCCTCGCCGAGGTCGACAGCCAGATGTCGACCTATCGCAATGACTCCGACATCGAGCGCTTCAATGCCTTGCCGGCGAACAGCTGTCAGACGATGCCGGCCTCCGTGCTCGAATTGGTCCGGGTTGGCGAACAACTGTCAGCCCAAAGCGAAGGCTCCTACGACCTGACCGTCGAGCCGCTGATGAACCTGTGGGGGTTCGGCCCGCAAGGTCGTGAAGAAAAAGTCCCCAGCGCAGCCGCAGTGGCCGAAACCCTGCAACGGGTCGGCTACCGGCATTTGCATATCGACGCTGACCGTTTGTGCAAGGATGCGCCGGTCGAAGTCGACTTCAACAGCATCGCCGCCGGTTATGCCGTCGACACCATTGCCGCCAGGCTCGAAGCCATGGGCATCCGCGACTATCTCGCCGAAGCCACGGGCGAACTGAAGGCCAAGGGCAAAAAGCTCGATGGCTCGGCATGGCGTATCGCGCTGGAGGAGCCGCGAGATGATCAGCAGGTGGCTGAGCGCGTCATCAATGTCGATGGTTACGGCGTTTCCACTTCCGGTGATTACCGCAATTATTTCCTGCAGGACGGTCGGCGCTATTCCCACACCTTCGATGCGCATAGCGGGGCGCCGGTCCTACACAACCTGGCGTCGGTCACGGTAATTCATCCTTCAGCGTTGATGGCCGATGGACTATCGACGCTGTTGCTGATTCTCGGGCCTGAACGGGCCTGGGACTATGCCGAAAAACATGACATTGGTGCATTCTTCGTGATTCGTGCCGATACAGGTTTCGTCATCCGCACCAGTGCGGCTTTCGAGCGCCTCAGTGGCGCAAAAGTTGACTGA
- the mfd gene encoding transcription-repair coupling factor, protein MPVLRLPLLPAAAGKQHWGNLPGAALSLAIAEAASAAKRFTLLLTADSQSAERLEQELSFFAPELPVLHFPDWETLPYDLFSPHQDIISQRIASLYRLPELAHGVLVVPITTALHRLAPTKFLLGSSLVLDVGQKLDVEQMRSRLEASGYRYVDTVYEHGEFTVRGALIDLFPMGSKLPYRIDLFDDEIETLRTFDPENQRSIDKVDSVKLLPAREFPLQKDAVTRFKARFRERFDVDFRRCPIFQDLSSGITPAGIEYYLPLFFDETSTLFDYLPQDTQVFSLPGIEQAAENFWNDVRNRYEERRVDPSRPLLPPAELFLPVEDCFARLKSWPRVVASQQDVETGAGRERFPAQALPNLAIEAKATQPLAALSAFLDEFPGRVLFTAESAGRREVLLELLERLKLRPKTVDSWPDFVASKDRLAITIAPLDEGLMLDDPALALVAESPLFGQRVMQRRRREKRADGNNDAVIKNLTELREGAPVVHIDHGVGRYLGLTILEIDNQAAEFLTLEYAENAKLYVPVANLHLIARYTGSDDALAPLHRLGSETWQKAKRKAAEQVRDVAAELLDIYARRAAREGYAFADPKADYATFSAGFPFEETPDQQSTIEAVREDMLAPKPMDRLVCGDVGFGKTEVAMRAAFIAVHGGRQVAILVPTTLLAQQHYNSFRDRFADWPVTVEVMSRFKSTKEVNAAIADLAEGKIDIVIGTHKLLSDDVKIKNLGLVIIDEEHRFGVRQKEQLKALRSEVDILTLTATPIPRTLNMAVSGMRDLSIIATPPARRLSVRTFVMEQNKSTVKEALLRELLRGGQVYYLHNDVKTIEKCAADLAELVPEARIGIGHGQMRERELEQVMSDFYHKRFNVLIASTIIETGIDVPSANTIIIERADKFGLAQLHQLRGRVGRSHHQAYAYLLTPPRQQITSDAEKRLEAIANTQDLGAGFVLATNDLEIRGAGELLGDGQSGQIQAVGFTLYMEMLERAVKSIRKGEQPNLDQPLGGGPEVNLRVPALIPEDYLPDVHARLILYKRIASATDEEGLKDLQVEMIDRFGLLPEPTKNLVRITALKLQAEQLGIKKVDGGPQGGRIEFATQTPVDPMTLIKLIQTQPKRYKFEGATMFKFQVPMERPEERFNTVEALFERLLPKTV, encoded by the coding sequence GTGCCCGTTCTGCGTCTACCGCTTCTCCCTGCTGCGGCAGGTAAACAGCATTGGGGCAATCTGCCCGGTGCTGCCCTCAGCCTCGCGATTGCCGAGGCTGCCAGCGCTGCCAAGCGCTTCACCCTGCTACTGACCGCCGACAGCCAGAGTGCCGAACGGCTGGAACAGGAGCTGAGTTTCTTCGCCCCGGAATTGCCCGTCCTGCATTTTCCCGACTGGGAAACCCTGCCCTACGACCTGTTCTCGCCGCACCAGGACATCATTTCCCAGCGCATCGCCAGCCTATATAGGTTGCCGGAGCTGGCCCACGGTGTGCTGGTGGTGCCGATCACCACCGCCCTGCACCGCCTGGCGCCGACCAAGTTCCTGCTCGGCAGCAGCCTGGTGCTGGATGTCGGGCAGAAGCTCGACGTCGAACAGATGCGCTCGCGGCTTGAAGCCAGTGGCTATCGCTACGTCGACACGGTCTACGAGCACGGCGAGTTCACCGTTCGCGGTGCACTGATCGACCTGTTCCCGATGGGCAGCAAGCTGCCGTACCGCATCGACCTGTTCGACGACGAAATCGAAACCCTGCGCACCTTCGATCCGGAAAACCAGCGCTCCATCGACAAGGTCGATTCGGTCAAGCTGCTGCCGGCCCGCGAGTTTCCGCTGCAGAAAGATGCGGTGACCCGCTTCAAGGCGCGCTTTCGCGAGCGTTTCGACGTCGATTTCCGTCGCTGCCCGATCTTCCAGGACCTGAGCAGCGGGATCACTCCGGCCGGTATCGAGTACTACCTGCCGCTGTTCTTCGACGAAACCTCGACCCTGTTCGACTACCTGCCGCAGGACACCCAGGTGTTCTCGCTGCCGGGCATCGAGCAAGCAGCGGAAAACTTCTGGAACGACGTGCGCAATCGCTACGAAGAGCGCCGCGTCGACCCTTCGCGTCCTTTATTGCCGCCCGCCGAATTGTTCCTGCCGGTGGAAGACTGCTTTGCCCGCCTGAAGAGCTGGCCACGCGTGGTCGCCAGTCAGCAGGACGTGGAAACCGGTGCCGGCCGCGAACGCTTTCCGGCACAGGCGCTGCCGAATCTGGCGATCGAAGCCAAGGCCACGCAACCGCTGGCGGCGCTTTCGGCATTCCTCGACGAATTCCCCGGGCGCGTGCTGTTCACCGCCGAATCTGCGGGCCGTCGTGAAGTCCTGCTGGAGTTGCTCGAACGCCTCAAGCTGCGACCAAAAACCGTCGACAGCTGGCCGGATTTCGTTGCGAGCAAGGATCGTCTGGCGATCACCATCGCGCCGCTCGACGAAGGCTTGATGCTGGATGATCCAGCGCTGGCACTGGTCGCGGAAAGTCCGTTGTTCGGGCAACGCGTGATGCAGCGTCGTCGTCGCGAGAAGCGTGCAGACGGCAACAACGACGCAGTGATCAAGAACCTCACCGAGCTGCGCGAAGGCGCACCGGTGGTGCACATCGATCACGGTGTCGGGCGTTATCTGGGACTGACGATTCTGGAAATCGACAATCAGGCTGCCGAATTCCTCACCCTGGAATACGCCGAGAACGCCAAGCTTTACGTACCAGTGGCCAACCTGCACCTGATCGCCCGCTACACCGGCAGCGATGACGCACTGGCGCCACTGCACCGCCTCGGCTCCGAGACCTGGCAGAAAGCCAAGCGCAAAGCGGCCGAACAGGTGCGCGACGTCGCCGCCGAACTGCTCGACATCTACGCCCGTCGCGCCGCCCGCGAAGGCTACGCGTTTGCCGACCCGAAAGCCGATTACGCCACGTTCAGCGCCGGCTTCCCGTTTGAAGAAACCCCAGACCAGCAGTCGACCATCGAAGCGGTGCGTGAAGACATGCTCGCGCCAAAACCGATGGACCGCCTGGTCTGCGGCGACGTCGGTTTCGGCAAGACCGAAGTGGCGATGCGCGCCGCCTTCATCGCCGTGCACGGCGGTCGTCAGGTGGCAATTCTGGTGCCGACCACCCTGCTCGCCCAGCAACACTACAACAGCTTCCGCGACCGCTTCGCCGACTGGCCGGTGACCGTGGAAGTGATGAGCCGCTTCAAATCGACCAAGGAAGTGAATGCGGCGATTGCCGATCTGGCCGAGGGCAAGATCGACATCGTCATAGGTACGCACAAGCTGCTGTCCGACGATGTGAAGATCAAAAACCTTGGCCTTGTGATCATCGACGAAGAACACCGCTTCGGTGTCCGTCAGAAGGAACAGCTCAAGGCCCTGCGCAGCGAAGTCGACATTCTTACGCTGACCGCCACGCCGATTCCGCGCACGCTGAACATGGCGGTGTCGGGCATGCGTGACCTGTCGATCATCGCCACACCGCCGGCGCGACGCTTGTCGGTGCGCACTTTCGTCATGGAGCAGAACAAGAGCACGGTCAAAGAGGCCCTGCTGCGTGAGCTGCTGCGCGGTGGCCAGGTCTACTACCTGCACAACGACGTGAAGACCATCGAGAAGTGCGCGGCGGATCTCGCCGAACTGGTGCCGGAAGCACGGATCGGCATCGGCCACGGGCAGATGCGCGAACGCGAACTCGAACAGGTGATGAGCGACTTCTATCACAAGCGCTTCAACGTGCTGATTGCCTCGACCATCATCGAGACCGGCATCGACGTGCCGAGCGCCAACACCATCATCATCGAGCGCGCCGACAAGTTCGGGCTGGCACAACTGCACCAGTTGCGTGGTCGCGTCGGCCGCAGCCACCACCAGGCTTACGCCTACCTGCTGACCCCGCCGCGCCAGCAAATCACCTCGGACGCCGAAAAACGTCTGGAAGCGATTGCCAATACTCAGGACCTCGGTGCCGGCTTCGTGTTGGCGACCAACGACCTGGAAATCCGTGGCGCGGGCGAACTGCTCGGCGACGGTCAGAGCGGGCAGATTCAGGCCGTGGGTTTCACGCTGTACATGGAAATGCTCGAGCGCGCAGTGAAATCGATCCGCAAGGGCGAGCAACCGAACCTCGACCAACCGCTCGGCGGTGGCCCGGAGGTCAACCTGCGCGTGCCGGCGCTGATTCCGGAAGACTATCTGCCGGATGTGCATGCACGCCTGATTCTTTACAAGCGCATCGCGTCGGCCACCGACGAGGAAGGCCTGAAGGATCTGCAAGTCGAGATGATCGACCGTTTCGGCCTGTTGCCGGAGCCGACCAAGAACCTGGTGCGCATCACCGCGCTGAAGTTGCAGGCTGAACAGCTGGGCATCAAGAAGGTCGATGGCGGCCCGCAAGGTGGACGCATCGAGTTCGCCACGCAGACGCCAGTCGACCCGATGACCTTGATCAAACTGATCCAGACTCAGCCAAAACGCTACAAATTCGAAGGCGCCACGATGTTCAAGTTCCAGGTGCCGATGGAGCGCCCGGAAGAGCGCTTTAATACTGTAGAGGCGCTGTTCGAGCGCCTCCTCCCGAAAACTGTTTGA
- a CDS encoding DEAD/DEAH box helicase, which yields MSPPLSKPLAPSWVSRFKEQSLERGRRYALENRVRIAQVGDATITASCEGSGGNVYRQTIHLRESAKGTLLLVDAACTCPVRTNCKHCAAVLLQVQETLEYPAAAKDAELLEKLQAVLENRSPKAPPQVLVDNVQPVPRLWLASVEFSAFEPRNGKMQRYIQHRAALSFSYLDEYVSGQKNSDILIRQEAQTLRIKRHPEVEQSYREQLRILGFRIATRQSKALPESAGELYEMVNDSAWLTFTLNELPKLRTQGWELQIDEEFGFDLTAVDDWYATVEQAPERDWFDLELGIIVNGERLSLLPILLNLMRSHTEILNPERLARRRDDELILVNIPQRNSEHGPLQVALPLGRLKPVLATLGEFYLQEPGETTLRLSKADATRLNSLEGIPLLWEGGEQIRSFAQRLRDIRDYTAETPKGLNATLRPYQLEGLSWMQSLRQLEVGGILADDMGLGKTLQTLAHILSEKNAGRLDRPCMVVMPTSLIPNWLDEAAHFTPQLKVVALYGASRKKHFDHLADFDLILTTYALLPKDVERLAQQPLHVLVLDEAQYIKNPNSKAAQAARELNARQRLCLSGTPLENHLGELWSLFHFLLPGWLGDVKSFNADYRVPIEKRASEVRLQHLNGRIKPFLLRRTKEQVATELPPKTEIIHWVELNEAQRDVYETMRLAMDKKVRDEITRKGVARSQIIILEALLKLRQVCCDLRLVNDATLPARGSSSGKLDSLMEMLEELFEEGRRILLFSQFTSMLSLIEDELKKRNVAYALLTGQTRDRRTPVKEFQSGKRQIFLISLKAGGVGLNLTEADTVIHYDPWWNPATENQATDRAYRIGQEKPVFVYKMIARGTVEEKIQHLQKEKSDLAAGVLDGRKAGDWKLQSDDIEALFAPLPDKLDKR from the coding sequence ATGTCCCCGCCTCTGAGTAAACCGTTGGCACCCTCCTGGGTCAGCCGATTCAAGGAACAGAGCCTGGAGCGTGGCCGCCGCTACGCCCTGGAGAATCGAGTACGCATCGCCCAGGTCGGCGACGCCACCATCACCGCCAGTTGCGAAGGCTCTGGCGGTAACGTCTACCGACAGACCATTCACCTGCGCGAGTCAGCCAAAGGCACCCTGCTGCTGGTTGACGCCGCTTGTACCTGCCCGGTACGAACCAACTGCAAACACTGCGCAGCGGTGCTACTGCAAGTGCAGGAAACCCTCGAATACCCTGCCGCCGCAAAAGACGCCGAACTGCTGGAAAAGCTCCAGGCCGTCCTCGAAAACCGCAGCCCCAAGGCACCGCCGCAAGTGCTGGTGGACAACGTGCAACCGGTGCCGCGCCTGTGGCTGGCCAGCGTCGAGTTCAGTGCGTTCGAACCGCGCAACGGCAAGATGCAGCGCTACATCCAGCATCGGGCGGCGCTGTCGTTCAGCTATCTGGATGAATACGTCAGCGGACAGAAAAACAGCGACATCCTGATCCGCCAGGAAGCACAGACCCTGCGGATAAAACGCCACCCCGAAGTGGAACAGTCCTACCGCGAACAGTTACGCATCCTCGGCTTTCGTATCGCCACCCGCCAGAGCAAAGCCCTGCCGGAAAGCGCCGGCGAGCTGTACGAGATGGTCAACGACAGCGCCTGGCTGACGTTCACCCTCAACGAACTGCCGAAGTTGCGCACCCAAGGCTGGGAATTGCAGATCGACGAGGAATTCGGCTTCGATCTGACCGCCGTCGACGACTGGTACGCCACCGTCGAGCAGGCCCCGGAGCGCGACTGGTTCGATCTGGAACTGGGGATCATCGTCAATGGCGAACGCCTGAGCCTGTTGCCGATCCTGCTCAACCTGATGCGTTCGCACACGGAAATCCTCAACCCGGAACGCCTGGCGCGCCGGCGCGATGACGAGCTGATTCTGGTCAATATTCCGCAACGCAACAGTGAGCACGGGCCGCTGCAGGTGGCCCTGCCCCTTGGCCGATTGAAACCGGTATTGGCGACGCTGGGCGAGTTTTACTTGCAGGAGCCGGGCGAAACCACCCTGCGTCTGAGCAAGGCCGACGCCACGCGGCTCAACTCGCTGGAAGGCATTCCACTGCTGTGGGAAGGTGGCGAACAGATCCGCAGCTTCGCCCAACGTCTGCGCGACATTCGTGATTACACCGCCGAGACACCGAAAGGTTTGAACGCGACGCTGCGCCCTTATCAGCTCGAAGGGTTGAGCTGGATGCAGTCACTGCGTCAACTTGAGGTCGGCGGGATTCTCGCGGACGACATGGGCCTGGGTAAAACCCTACAGACCCTGGCGCATATTCTCAGCGAGAAAAACGCCGGACGCCTGGATCGACCGTGCATGGTGGTCATGCCCACCAGCCTGATTCCGAACTGGCTCGACGAAGCCGCGCACTTCACGCCGCAACTGAAAGTGGTCGCGCTGTACGGTGCCAGCCGTAAAAAACATTTCGACCATCTGGCCGACTTCGACCTGATCCTGACCACCTACGCGCTGCTGCCCAAGGACGTCGAGCGCCTGGCGCAACAGCCGCTGCACGTGCTGGTGCTGGACGAAGCGCAGTACATCAAGAACCCCAACAGCAAAGCGGCGCAGGCTGCCCGCGAACTCAACGCGCGTCAACGCCTGTGCCTGAGCGGTACGCCGCTGGAAAACCACCTCGGTGAGTTGTGGTCGCTGTTCCACTTTCTGCTGCCCGGCTGGCTCGGCGACGTCAAAAGCTTCAACGCCGATTACCGCGTACCCATCGAAAAGCGTGCCAGTGAAGTCAGACTTCAGCACCTCAATGGTCGGATAAAACCGTTTCTGTTGCGCCGCACAAAGGAACAGGTGGCCACCGAGCTGCCGCCCAAGACCGAGATCATCCACTGGGTCGAACTCAACGAAGCCCAGCGAGATGTCTATGAGACCATGCGCCTGGCGATGGACAAGAAAGTCCGCGACGAGATCACCCGCAAGGGCGTGGCGCGCAGTCAGATCATCATTCTGGAAGCCTTGCTCAAACTGCGTCAGGTCTGCTGCGATCTGCGCCTGGTCAACGACGCCACCCTGCCCGCTCGCGGCAGCAGTTCCGGCAAGCTCGACAGCCTGATGGAAATGCTTGAGGAGTTGTTCGAGGAAGGTCGGCGGATTCTGTTGTTCTCGCAGTTCACCTCGATGCTGTCGCTGATTGAGGACGAACTGAAAAAACGCAATGTCGCCTACGCCCTGCTGACCGGACAGACTCGCGATCGGCGCACGCCGGTGAAGGAATTTCAGAGCGGCAAGCGTCAGATCTTTCTGATCAGCCTGAAGGCCGGCGGCGTTGGCTTGAACCTGACCGAAGCGGACACGGTGATTCATTACGACCCGTGGTGGAACCCGGCGACCGAGAATCAGGCAACCGACCGGGCTTATCGGATCGGCCAGGAGAAACCGGTGTTCGTCTACAAGATGATTGCCCGGGGCACGGTGGAAGAGAAGATTCAGCACCTGCAGAAGGAAAAATCCGACTTGGCGGCGGGCGTGCTGGATGGGCGCAAGGCTGGGGACTGGAAGTTGCAGAGTGATGATATTGAAGCGCTGTTTGCGCCGTTGCCGGATAAGCTCGATAAGCGTTGA
- a CDS encoding MFS transporter, translated as MSSTTGKGKAIFRVVSGNFLEMFDFMVYGFYATAIAKTFFPADSAFASLMLSLATFGAGFLMRPLGAIFLGAYIDRHGRRKGLIITLALMAAGTILIACVPGYATLGVAAPLIVLFGRLLQGFSAGVELGGVSVYLAEIATPGRKGFFVSWQSASQQAAVVFAGLLGVGLNHWLSPEQMGEWGWRVPFLIGCMIVPAIFIIRRSLEETPEFQARKHRPTLREIVRSIGQNFGIVIAGMALVVMTTVSFYLITAYTPTFGKAELHLSDFDALLVTVCIGLSNFFWLPVMGSLSDKIGRKPLLLAATILAILTAYPALSWLVANPSFSHLLIVELWLSFLYGSYNGAMVVALTEIMPVEVRTTGFSLAYSLATATFGGFTPAACTYLIHVLDNKAAPGIWLSGAAVLGLIATLVLFRGNKHELRTAQASIVGGAR; from the coding sequence ATGTCCTCCACCACGGGCAAAGGCAAAGCGATTTTTCGCGTTGTCAGCGGCAATTTTCTCGAGATGTTCGACTTCATGGTCTACGGCTTCTACGCCACGGCCATCGCCAAAACCTTCTTCCCGGCCGACAGCGCCTTCGCTTCCCTGATGCTCTCCCTGGCGACGTTCGGTGCCGGCTTCCTGATGCGTCCGCTGGGGGCGATCTTCCTCGGCGCCTACATTGACCGCCATGGTCGTCGCAAGGGCCTGATCATTACCCTCGCGCTGATGGCCGCCGGTACGATCCTGATCGCCTGCGTGCCGGGCTATGCCACCCTCGGCGTCGCCGCCCCACTGATCGTGCTGTTCGGCCGCTTGCTGCAAGGCTTCTCGGCCGGCGTCGAACTGGGCGGTGTCTCGGTGTATCTGGCGGAAATCGCCACGCCGGGCCGCAAGGGCTTTTTCGTCAGTTGGCAGTCTGCCAGCCAGCAAGCGGCGGTGGTGTTTGCCGGCCTGCTCGGAGTCGGCCTCAACCACTGGCTGAGTCCGGAGCAAATGGGTGAATGGGGCTGGCGCGTGCCGTTCCTGATTGGCTGCATGATCGTTCCGGCGATCTTCATCATTCGTCGCTCGCTGGAGGAAACCCCGGAATTCCAGGCGCGCAAACACCGCCCTACCCTGCGGGAAATCGTCCGTTCGATCGGCCAGAACTTCGGCATCGTCATCGCCGGCATGGCGCTGGTGGTGATGACCACGGTGTCGTTCTACCTGATCACCGCCTACACCCCGACTTTCGGCAAGGCTGAACTGCATCTGTCGGATTTCGACGCGCTGCTGGTGACGGTGTGCATCGGTCTGTCGAACTTCTTCTGGCTTCCAGTGATGGGATCGCTGTCCGACAAGATCGGTCGCAAACCCTTGCTGCTGGCGGCGACCATTCTGGCGATCCTGACCGCTTACCCTGCGCTGTCGTGGCTGGTGGCGAATCCGAGCTTCAGTCATCTGCTGATCGTCGAACTCTGGTTGTCGTTCCTGTACGGCTCGTACAACGGTGCGATGGTGGTGGCGCTGACCGAAATCATGCCGGTGGAAGTGCGGACCACCGGGTTCTCGCTGGCCTATAGCCTGGCGACCGCAACCTTCGGCGGCTTCACGCCGGCAGCCTGCACTTACCTGATTCACGTGCTGGACAACAAGGCTGCGCCGGGGATCTGGCTCAGCGGTGCGGCGGTGCTGGGGTTGATTGCGACACTGGTACTGTTCCGGGGTAATAAACATGAATTGCGCACTGCGCAAGCCTCGATAGTCGGCGGCGCCCGTTAG
- a CDS encoding glyceraldehyde-3-phosphate dehydrogenase, with the protein MWKVTVTQKPDQCLGEWIDREALAEAMIPLIGQLYRNNNVVSSIYGRSLINQSVIAILKAHRFARHRSSDDSELSVHETFPLLKAMSELKLGAASVDLGKLAFKFRSEGNGRSAEQFVREELADVVGQQNASARKGTDVVLYGFGRIGRLLARILIEKTGGGDGLRLRAIVVRKGADNDLTKRASLLRRDSVHGPFNGTIVIDEENNTITANGNLIQVIYAKNPTEVDYTQYGIKDALLVDNTGVWRDADGLGQHLQCPGVSRVVLTAPGKGKLKNIVHGINHNEITADDKIVSAASCTTNAIVPVLKAVNDKFGIINGHVETVHSYTNDQNLIDNFHKGDRRGRSAALNMVITETGAATAAAKALPELAGKLTGNAIRVPTPNVSMAILNLNLEKAATREEMNEYLRYMALHSDLHKQIDFVNSQEVVSTDFVGSRHAGVVDAEATIVQDNRVVLYVWYDNEFGYSCQVVRVMEDMAGVNPPAFPR; encoded by the coding sequence ATGTGGAAGGTTACCGTGACTCAGAAGCCCGACCAGTGTCTTGGTGAATGGATCGACCGTGAAGCACTCGCAGAAGCGATGATCCCGCTTATCGGTCAGCTCTACCGCAATAACAACGTGGTGAGCTCGATCTATGGCCGCAGCCTGATCAACCAGTCTGTCATCGCGATTCTCAAAGCTCACCGCTTTGCTCGCCACCGTTCTTCCGACGACAGCGAACTCTCCGTCCACGAAACATTCCCACTGCTCAAGGCGATGAGCGAGCTCAAGCTCGGCGCGGCTTCGGTAGACCTGGGCAAGTTGGCGTTCAAATTCCGCAGCGAAGGCAATGGCCGCAGTGCCGAGCAGTTCGTTCGCGAAGAACTGGCTGACGTGGTTGGCCAGCAAAACGCTTCGGCCCGCAAAGGCACTGACGTGGTTCTGTACGGCTTCGGTCGTATCGGCCGTCTGCTGGCGCGCATCCTGATCGAGAAAACCGGTGGTGGCGACGGTCTGCGTCTGCGTGCCATCGTCGTGCGCAAAGGCGCCGACAACGACCTGACCAAGCGCGCCAGCCTGCTGCGTCGCGATTCGGTACACGGTCCGTTCAACGGCACCATCGTCATCGACGAAGAAAACAACACCATCACCGCCAACGGTAACCTGATCCAGGTGATCTACGCGAAGAACCCGACCGAGGTGGATTACACCCAGTACGGGATCAAAGACGCGCTGCTGGTGGACAACACCGGTGTATGGCGTGACGCCGATGGTCTGGGTCAGCACCTGCAATGCCCGGGTGTATCCCGCGTTGTTCTGACCGCGCCTGGCAAAGGCAAGCTGAAGAACATCGTTCACGGTATCAACCACAACGAAATCACCGCTGACGACAAGATCGTGTCCGCCGCTTCCTGCACCACCAACGCCATTGTGCCGGTGCTGAAGGCTGTGAATGACAAGTTCGGCATCATTAACGGTCACGTCGAAACCGTTCACTCGTACACCAACGACCAGAACCTGATCGACAACTTCCACAAGGGTGATCGTCGTGGCCGTAGCGCCGCGCTGAACATGGTAATCACCGAGACCGGTGCTGCCACCGCTGCTGCCAAGGCCCTGCCTGAGCTGGCCGGCAAGCTGACCGGTAACGCAATCCGTGTTCCGACGCCAAACGTGTCGATGGCCATTCTCAACCTGAACCTTGAGAAAGCCGCCACCCGTGAAGAGATGAACGAGTACCTGCGCTACATGGCGCTGCACTCCGATCTGCACAAGCAAATCGACTTCGTCAACTCGCAGGAAGTGGTGTCCACCGACTTCGTGGGTTCGCGTCACGCCGGTGTGGTCGACGCTGAAGCGACCATCGTGCAGGACAACCGCGTTGTTCTGTACGTCTGGTACGACAACGAGTTTGGCTACAGCTGCCAGGTCGTTCGTGTGATGGAAGACATGGCCGGTGTAAACCCGCCAGCGTTCCCGCGCTAA